The DNA sequence TAGGAGAATTGTTGTACCAAAAGATTACAACAGAACAAAACGCACCAAAATTACCTGCTAGAGAacttttatttcacaaatatcaAAGCTCCATGTAAATTTGCCACGTCTCATGACACCAAAGGCTAGGAATGCTACCCTTTTTACTTCTTTATTAGTTTGGTTCGAGTAGCTTTTACAGATGGcatctttattatatatttttttgttttggggGCTATCTTTCTCtgcatttttttaaaagtaatcaTATcgaataaaatactaaaaagccCAGTCTATTTTATTCTGTCTATAATCCAATCTTTTATTCGTTTCACGAATCACGCCGTGATACTCATTTCCCTTACTAGCTTTTCTCTCACCAAAACATACTCACAACttctttaaaatagagaaagaaCATTTCaatagaaattttttaaaatatttaaaacaaTATACTAAGACCATCTTTAATTATACAActtatttttaaactaaaatagaAAGCGAGTCTTAAAAAAATAAGCTCtaactatatataaaaaaaaactcactACAATAGAAAATGGATAAAAAAAACTCTTTAAATATAGAgctctctattttttttgctaaattgttttaatattattttagtcAAAAACagtattaatttttcattattttattaaattaatttatatttaataaatttaaattataaaatattattaaaatgactaaatattaactaaattaaagaacataattgagcaaaaataataaaaataactctCTACTTTaactttttagttattttagttaaaatttaagtaaaaaatatAGAGGACCATTAGAGATGCTCTAAAAACACACTACAATAGatgttctaattttttttttaaaatttatcattCATGTTTTACAtttataaaatgatatttattactctaaatatattttattaataattatttttgttttaatattatctatttaaaataaatataatatattaaaattaaaaaaaaagtaaatttttagtgatgaatttaaaaaaattaatataagatataatgaaaaaatgtactataaataaaaaaaaattagtgatatattttaaaaaataaatttgtgaaAGAGTTGGGAGTGCTCCAAAAAATCATAGTACACTTCTTTGCTCGTCCCTTCCTAGGGAAAGAATTGACTGAAAAAAAAGTCCTCCATATTAGTGTCCACTTTCTATACGACACATCAATTCAAATTTGAATAGTTGCATTGCAATTAATAACACAAGATTATTTTAGAAAAGGAACAAATTTATAAATAGTCAAATCAGCTGATAAAACCTCAAAACTTGGGTACCACCATGTACAGGGACATTTACGTTTTACCCTTAGAGGTGGGATACATTTTCATTAAAGTAGCCACCCAAGTGATCCGACCGAAAGGCTAATTAGATTATTATCTTCATATGTattatgttgttaatttttttaaaaaaaattattaagattgttaatttaaatttttttatcaaattttaataatagaAATGACAGagataaaagtttaaaaatataatttaatacatgttaaaatttaaaatttaaaaatataatttagtaatattatcacattaataaaattaaataaaatttgacaaaaatttTTAAACTTAACAATCTTAAttgtttaagaaatttttttaactgtctcaaataaaaaatttaatgaggGACAAATTCTAATTAATCCAACCTGGCTAAATAAATACGTagcaatatattatttgttaagAAACTACCGTGAAACATGGTCAAGTGAGACTTTTGACTACTTACCTCACCAATACCACGAAAGCTTTAGAAAGGACACGTGGAAGAACAAGAGTCTAATCGAGAAAGGAGGAAATACGAGTCACGTAAGGGATAGGATATGTATAAGCGTACCTGATGGAACCCACGGTGGCGAGTGAGTGACACGCCAAGCTCACTGAGGCAAGCCCATATCCTCTGATCAGAGCCGTAAAATCTATAATAACGGTCGAGGCAACCGTCCAATATCTTGGCCAAGCGAGCCGCGAGTGGGCGACTAATGGCGaaaccaccaccaccaaacGCCATGTCGTACGCGTGCATCGCGTCCTGCTCCACGCTCTCCGAATTTCCGCCGATGTAGTACATCTGCGTGTGGTCGTAACTCCCTAACACCGAAACTAAATTATCCGCGAAAAACACGGTATCATCGTCGCCCATCACGAACCACCTCGCGTTTGGAAACCCGACCCGAAAGTTCTCCAGGACTATTCGGGCGATCCGAACCGCTGCTCGTGAGCTGGAGTATTTGAACCGGGTCCAGTCCTCCGACACTCGGTAGGGAATAGAAACAGTGTCTTTTATTACGTCAGGTTTTGGTTCCGCGTCGAGCCAGACGAAGCCGCGAGTAGCGTTGGGGTCCCACCATTGAAGGCTGTAACGGCTGCGCTCTCGCCACGTGTGCACCGAAGCGCCGATTCCAAAAATAACGTGTGAGATGTTGGTGGGTCCCGTGACGTCGTCGTTTTGTGCAGAGTAGTCTGGAAATTTCGTTGTCCGGTCCGGTAAAGCGAACCGCCGAGACGAGCTACCCCAGAAAGCCGAATGGAGAGCGAGCGAAATTGATGCCACGAGGCAAACCAGGAGTCCGATTCGCATTAGAAGAGCGAATAACTCGCTTGCTCTATCGGGTAACCAGGAAAAGTTGTGCGCCTTGAGCGGGTCTTGACTCGGTCCATGTCGATTctgcttcatttatttttttttctcagccAGAAAATTCGCACAGTAGTTATCTAGAGACAAAAGATTTCATCTGATCCCCGGATTGAGGTTCTAACGACGTCGGACGGTGTTGTTCGAAAAGAGGAAAAGTAAAACAAACAGACATGGGCTTACTCTGTTTTGTGAAGCCCAGAAAATTTATGGTACAAAAAGAAAGAGATTGCTCAGAATGTAGGACGTCAATTTCtgattttgttttcttctaTGGAGTCAGAAAGGGAAACGAAATatgctttcttcttttttttttccttttctgaaaaataaaataaaagatgtCTTTCCTAAACTTGATGAAAGAGCTGAAGAGATGAGTTGGAACAATGTTATTATGTGTTTGTGTAGTGTACTAACAATAGACCATGGTGATGATAAATAGGTTTTATGTTTTTCGCCCTAATTAAATAAATgagatttaaatttgaaaagaaagaaataacaGAGAAACATGTTACATTTACAAATTAAATTGCTTGCCACGTGGCATTCGATGCGAAAGATCGGTTATTGTGGTCAATAATGGTCATACAGCggggttttaaaaaaaaaaatggaccaATGGTAATTCCGCAACTACTCTATAATCACTTTTaataagcttttttttttttatctctctttaattatttcaattttttactaaatttataaatattaaatgattaattaattttaaaaaatatataattattttttaatttatatatataatataatatatacacgttaattgtattatatattcTACTTTATAAGTAAAAATCTATACAACAtctaatttctcttttttttttttttttcactcacACAAAACATCTaatttctcctttttttttttttcactcacacaaatatttattgattgttGGAAACTTTCTCAGTAGTGCTCTCTAATTcttctacaattttttttcatcgttgaattgtattttatctAGATAACTAGAGTTCGGTTCAAGGATGAGATCTAGCTAGAGTTCGGTTCAAAGATGAgttctaataattattaattgttcGATGTACGAACATGCACTTCGAAGAACAATAAGTAATTTGGATGGATAGACGATATCATGACAATAATAAAATCGTAATTTTTGAGGTGAAGGCTAAAGTGATAAATATGGTGGCAGAGCAATATGAATGGATGGACGACATCATGACAAtgataaaattgtaatttttgtggtgAAGAAGGCTAAGGTGATAAATATGGTGGCCGAAGAGGTCTAACTCTTATCATGTAGTATCTTATGTTAGTCTCTCTATTCTTTAATTGATCTATATATATGTCTTAGCTAGATATGTATTATAAgtgtttgttttctgttttgatGAAGAATGAATGTCTAAGTTTTGTGTTGGgtaagaataattttttaaagaaagtttAGATTTGGTATAAATATGttttttacttacatgtaagGATCATAaatttagatttgaaatttgattttttagtaaAAGAATTGTTTTAAGTTATAGGTAGAGATCTTGGAATAGTATTCTTGACATTGGGTAGTCTTTTCATGTTTTAGGTTCTTTTCTAATTTATCTCATcatgtttttatttttgaaattaatatctttagttttttttatcgtGCTAGGtaaatatttacaatatttttttaagtgcgTTAATTTTTACACAATTTAATCTTTTGTTGTGaatgaatttatttttaaaataaagtagtgaagttttggtattgttaactaataatatttatttaaaatatcacaaatttataaatatatataccttaCTCACGAAAATacaattatcataattattaatattatacattacaaaattttgaaCACTAATTATATCAACTAaaatatctctcatattttaaaaaattataataataaatatcttCCAcactttatgttttttttttctttactttaAAAAAGAttctttacatatatataatttttttataagaattacctcaaatatcaatttttatcatacatatataattaattaataatgaattttattcttttttctcctcaattcttttatttttatttttaattctatttaaatcaatttaaaCCTATATTATAATCACTATGGACCgtataaaagaaattaaaaaaaaaaaatctctcattagTTCtcccatattttattttttattttatttaaatcaatttacaCCTACATAATCACTATATATGAACcgtataaatttataaaatattataatattattttaataaattttctattaaaatatctatcttaaattaattattttttaaaaaacacataataataaatataaactaaattaataatattaaaattaaataattattcaattatttatatatatatttacagaatatataaaaagtatttttatatatataaaaaaaatattatgaatcAAACATTATgaattgaacaaaaaaaaaaaagcaagtgTGAGATTatgtagaagaagaaaaaaaaataattaaaataaattcatattattgaaaaaagaaaaaatattatatacatattaaatgaaataaaaatcaaCTTTTACATCTTCTTCCAGCCATATTATCTTTACAGATTAACAATAAACTTTTTTTGTAAGGAGATTAACAATAAACTTTGATTCTCGATTTAAATGctattttttaattctattttcatatatttaaaattctcaTTTCATAAATTTtctactaatatttttcaatcaaTGCAACTAAAAGGCAAACTTTAATTCccgtataaaaaattaaactctcaatcccaataatcaatagaAATAACATCAAATTTGAAGTTctcaaaatctataaaaataaatatataaaaaaaaaaaacagatctCATAGATACAAACTCAAACATTAGAACCATAGTAAAA is a window from the Cannabis sativa cultivar Pink pepper isolate KNU-18-1 chromosome 1, ASM2916894v1, whole genome shotgun sequence genome containing:
- the LOC115705582 gene encoding uncharacterized protein LOC115705582 — its product is MKQNRHGPSQDPLKAHNFSWLPDRASELFALLMRIGLLVCLVASISLALHSAFWGSSSRRFALPDRTTKFPDYSAQNDDVTGPTNISHVIFGIGASVHTWRERSRYSLQWWDPNATRGFVWLDAEPKPDVIKDTVSIPYRVSEDWTRFKYSSSRAAVRIARIVLENFRVGFPNARWFVMGDDDTVFFADNLVSVLGSYDHTQMYYIGGNSESVEQDAMHAYDMAFGGGGFAISRPLAARLAKILDGCLDRYYRFYGSDQRIWACLSELGVSLTRHRGFHQLDIKGNPYGLLAAHPLVPLVSLHHLDYLNPLFPGQTQIESVETLMKAYRVDPGRILQQCFCYDKKRKWSISISWGYTLQIYPFMLAASELQMPLQTFKTWRSSSDGPFTFNTRPVSDDPCQQPLVYFLERVEEVAESGTRSSFLLSLSKQAKKCRTEVYKRVMAIPKVVVTSMKMDKDYWNKVPVRQCCEILDHASVKNGVMQIRIRKCRPKETITF